One segment of Pseudophryne corroboree isolate aPseCor3 chromosome 10, aPseCor3.hap2, whole genome shotgun sequence DNA contains the following:
- the LOC134966714 gene encoding CMP-N-acetylneuraminate-beta-galactosamide-alpha-2,3-sialyltransferase 4-like isoform X1, producing MLLDLWPSLVTASVVFQVIGKLCSKINDNEICQSSSCFPTAKMNSKQGWRAGAVFLTVMFCFGMLWYLHLETYIPRSYVHFRAMCSPGELTAKAASLISNYSRNHPVFLQLSDYFWVKNESTYALPYGTKGSEDLLMKFLALTNRYHVPQEIERLQCRRCVVVGNGHRLKNSSLGEILNKYDVVIRLNNAPVHKYEKDVGSKTTMRFFYPESADFDVQLDNNPDTLLVLVPFKPLDIQWMKIILNNEKRVRKGFWKMPPIIWEVAPQNTRILNPYYMEVTATKILGPLLSNRTQSKKMTVKPTTGMLAITFALHFCDQVHIAGFGYPALSNKKQPIHYYEKVTLKSMAVSGHNITLEALAIRNLLQHRLVHNLTYF from the exons ATTAACGACAATGAAATCTGTCAGAGCAGTAGTTGTTTTCCGACGGCCAAAATGAACAGTAAACAAG GATGGAGAGCTGGTGCAGTGTTCCTTACCGTCATGTTCTGCTTTGGAATGTTGTGGTATCTACACCTGGAGACGTACATTCCAAG GTCTTATGTCCATTTCCGAGCAATGTGCTCTCCAGGTGAGCTAACTGCAAAAGCGGCCTCTCTGATCAGCAA CTACTCCAGGAATCATCCAGTCTTCCTGCAGCTCAGTGACTACTTCTGGGTGAAGAACGAGTCCACGTACGCTTTGCCATACGGCACAAAAGGCAGCG agGATCTGCTGATGAAATTTCTGGCTCTAACAAACCGGTATCATGTGCCACAGGAAATAGAGAG GTTGCAGTGCAGACGGTGTGTTGTGGTCGGCAATGGCCATCGGCTAAAAAACAGCTCCCTGGGTGAAATCCTTAATAAATATGATGTGGTCATCAG gtTGAACAACGCCCCTGTGCACAAGTACGAGAAGGACGTTGGCAGTAAGACCACCATGCGCTTCTTCTACCCAGAGTCTGCTGATTTTGATGTCCAATTGGATAACAATCCAGACACTTTATTGGTTCTGGTGCCATTCAAGCCCCTGGACATCCAATGGATGAAGATCATTTTAAATAATGAAAAGAGG GTCCGTAAAGGTTTTTGGAAAATGCCCCCTATAATTTGGGAAGTGGCTCCTCAGAATACGCGCATCTTGAACCCTTACTACATGGAAGTGACTGCCACAAAAATTCTAGGTCCTTTGCTCTCCAataggacacagtccaaaaaaatgaCCGTT AAACCGACTACGGGAATGCTAGCCATCACCTTTGCCCTCCACTTCTGTGACCAGGTTCACATTGCAGGGTTTGGGTACCCGGCGCTCAGCAACAAAAAGCAGCCCATTCACTACTACGAGAAGGTGACCCTGAAATCCATGGCT GTGTCAGGACATAACATCACGCTTGAAGCCTTGGCAATAAGGAATCTTCTTCAGCACAGACTTGTTCACAATCTGACTTATTTCTGA
- the LOC134966714 gene encoding CMP-N-acetylneuraminate-beta-galactosamide-alpha-2,3-sialyltransferase 4-like isoform X3, with protein sequence MINDNEICQSSSCFPTAKMNSKQGWRAGAVFLTVMFCFGMLWYLHLETYIPRSYVHFRAMCSPGELTAKAASLISNYSRNHPVFLQLSDYFWVKNESTYALPYGTKGSEDLLMKFLALTNRYHVPQEIERLQCRRCVVVGNGHRLKNSSLGEILNKYDVVIRLNNAPVHKYEKDVGSKTTMRFFYPESADFDVQLDNNPDTLLVLVPFKPLDIQWMKIILNNEKRVRKGFWKMPPIIWEVAPQNTRILNPYYMEVTATKILGPLLSNRTQSKKMTVKPTTGMLAITFALHFCDQVHIAGFGYPALSNKKQPIHYYEKVTLKSMAVSGHNITLEALAIRNLLQHRLVHNLTYF encoded by the exons ATTAACGACAATGAAATCTGTCAGAGCAGTAGTTGTTTTCCGACGGCCAAAATGAACAGTAAACAAG GATGGAGAGCTGGTGCAGTGTTCCTTACCGTCATGTTCTGCTTTGGAATGTTGTGGTATCTACACCTGGAGACGTACATTCCAAG GTCTTATGTCCATTTCCGAGCAATGTGCTCTCCAGGTGAGCTAACTGCAAAAGCGGCCTCTCTGATCAGCAA CTACTCCAGGAATCATCCAGTCTTCCTGCAGCTCAGTGACTACTTCTGGGTGAAGAACGAGTCCACGTACGCTTTGCCATACGGCACAAAAGGCAGCG agGATCTGCTGATGAAATTTCTGGCTCTAACAAACCGGTATCATGTGCCACAGGAAATAGAGAG GTTGCAGTGCAGACGGTGTGTTGTGGTCGGCAATGGCCATCGGCTAAAAAACAGCTCCCTGGGTGAAATCCTTAATAAATATGATGTGGTCATCAG gtTGAACAACGCCCCTGTGCACAAGTACGAGAAGGACGTTGGCAGTAAGACCACCATGCGCTTCTTCTACCCAGAGTCTGCTGATTTTGATGTCCAATTGGATAACAATCCAGACACTTTATTGGTTCTGGTGCCATTCAAGCCCCTGGACATCCAATGGATGAAGATCATTTTAAATAATGAAAAGAGG GTCCGTAAAGGTTTTTGGAAAATGCCCCCTATAATTTGGGAAGTGGCTCCTCAGAATACGCGCATCTTGAACCCTTACTACATGGAAGTGACTGCCACAAAAATTCTAGGTCCTTTGCTCTCCAataggacacagtccaaaaaaatgaCCGTT AAACCGACTACGGGAATGCTAGCCATCACCTTTGCCCTCCACTTCTGTGACCAGGTTCACATTGCAGGGTTTGGGTACCCGGCGCTCAGCAACAAAAAGCAGCCCATTCACTACTACGAGAAGGTGACCCTGAAATCCATGGCT GTGTCAGGACATAACATCACGCTTGAAGCCTTGGCAATAAGGAATCTTCTTCAGCACAGACTTGTTCACAATCTGACTTATTTCTGA
- the LOC134966714 gene encoding CMP-N-acetylneuraminate-beta-galactosamide-alpha-2,3-sialyltransferase 4-like isoform X4: MNSKQGWRAGAVFLTVMFCFGMLWYLHLETYIPRSYVHFRAMCSPGELTAKAASLISNYSRNHPVFLQLSDYFWVKNESTYALPYGTKGSEDLLMKFLALTNRYHVPQEIERLQCRRCVVVGNGHRLKNSSLGEILNKYDVVIRLNNAPVHKYEKDVGSKTTMRFFYPESADFDVQLDNNPDTLLVLVPFKPLDIQWMKIILNNEKRVRKGFWKMPPIIWEVAPQNTRILNPYYMEVTATKILGPLLSNRTQSKKMTVKPTTGMLAITFALHFCDQVHIAGFGYPALSNKKQPIHYYEKVTLKSMAVSGHNITLEALAIRNLLQHRLVHNLTYF; this comes from the exons ATGAACAGTAAACAAG GATGGAGAGCTGGTGCAGTGTTCCTTACCGTCATGTTCTGCTTTGGAATGTTGTGGTATCTACACCTGGAGACGTACATTCCAAG GTCTTATGTCCATTTCCGAGCAATGTGCTCTCCAGGTGAGCTAACTGCAAAAGCGGCCTCTCTGATCAGCAA CTACTCCAGGAATCATCCAGTCTTCCTGCAGCTCAGTGACTACTTCTGGGTGAAGAACGAGTCCACGTACGCTTTGCCATACGGCACAAAAGGCAGCG agGATCTGCTGATGAAATTTCTGGCTCTAACAAACCGGTATCATGTGCCACAGGAAATAGAGAG GTTGCAGTGCAGACGGTGTGTTGTGGTCGGCAATGGCCATCGGCTAAAAAACAGCTCCCTGGGTGAAATCCTTAATAAATATGATGTGGTCATCAG gtTGAACAACGCCCCTGTGCACAAGTACGAGAAGGACGTTGGCAGTAAGACCACCATGCGCTTCTTCTACCCAGAGTCTGCTGATTTTGATGTCCAATTGGATAACAATCCAGACACTTTATTGGTTCTGGTGCCATTCAAGCCCCTGGACATCCAATGGATGAAGATCATTTTAAATAATGAAAAGAGG GTCCGTAAAGGTTTTTGGAAAATGCCCCCTATAATTTGGGAAGTGGCTCCTCAGAATACGCGCATCTTGAACCCTTACTACATGGAAGTGACTGCCACAAAAATTCTAGGTCCTTTGCTCTCCAataggacacagtccaaaaaaatgaCCGTT AAACCGACTACGGGAATGCTAGCCATCACCTTTGCCCTCCACTTCTGTGACCAGGTTCACATTGCAGGGTTTGGGTACCCGGCGCTCAGCAACAAAAAGCAGCCCATTCACTACTACGAGAAGGTGACCCTGAAATCCATGGCT GTGTCAGGACATAACATCACGCTTGAAGCCTTGGCAATAAGGAATCTTCTTCAGCACAGACTTGTTCACAATCTGACTTATTTCTGA
- the LOC134966714 gene encoding CMP-N-acetylneuraminate-beta-galactosamide-alpha-2,3-sialyltransferase 4-like isoform X2, giving the protein MNHLQLQMLTDGSRTVINDNEICQSSSCFPTAKMNSKQGWRAGAVFLTVMFCFGMLWYLHLETYIPRSYVHFRAMCSPGELTAKAASLISNYSRNHPVFLQLSDYFWVKNESTYALPYGTKGSEDLLMKFLALTNRYHVPQEIERLQCRRCVVVGNGHRLKNSSLGEILNKYDVVIRLNNAPVHKYEKDVGSKTTMRFFYPESADFDVQLDNNPDTLLVLVPFKPLDIQWMKIILNNEKRVRKGFWKMPPIIWEVAPQNTRILNPYYMEVTATKILGPLLSNRTQSKKMTVKPTTGMLAITFALHFCDQVHIAGFGYPALSNKKQPIHYYEKVTLKSMAVSGHNITLEALAIRNLLQHRLVHNLTYF; this is encoded by the exons ATTAACGACAATGAAATCTGTCAGAGCAGTAGTTGTTTTCCGACGGCCAAAATGAACAGTAAACAAG GATGGAGAGCTGGTGCAGTGTTCCTTACCGTCATGTTCTGCTTTGGAATGTTGTGGTATCTACACCTGGAGACGTACATTCCAAG GTCTTATGTCCATTTCCGAGCAATGTGCTCTCCAGGTGAGCTAACTGCAAAAGCGGCCTCTCTGATCAGCAA CTACTCCAGGAATCATCCAGTCTTCCTGCAGCTCAGTGACTACTTCTGGGTGAAGAACGAGTCCACGTACGCTTTGCCATACGGCACAAAAGGCAGCG agGATCTGCTGATGAAATTTCTGGCTCTAACAAACCGGTATCATGTGCCACAGGAAATAGAGAG GTTGCAGTGCAGACGGTGTGTTGTGGTCGGCAATGGCCATCGGCTAAAAAACAGCTCCCTGGGTGAAATCCTTAATAAATATGATGTGGTCATCAG gtTGAACAACGCCCCTGTGCACAAGTACGAGAAGGACGTTGGCAGTAAGACCACCATGCGCTTCTTCTACCCAGAGTCTGCTGATTTTGATGTCCAATTGGATAACAATCCAGACACTTTATTGGTTCTGGTGCCATTCAAGCCCCTGGACATCCAATGGATGAAGATCATTTTAAATAATGAAAAGAGG GTCCGTAAAGGTTTTTGGAAAATGCCCCCTATAATTTGGGAAGTGGCTCCTCAGAATACGCGCATCTTGAACCCTTACTACATGGAAGTGACTGCCACAAAAATTCTAGGTCCTTTGCTCTCCAataggacacagtccaaaaaaatgaCCGTT AAACCGACTACGGGAATGCTAGCCATCACCTTTGCCCTCCACTTCTGTGACCAGGTTCACATTGCAGGGTTTGGGTACCCGGCGCTCAGCAACAAAAAGCAGCCCATTCACTACTACGAGAAGGTGACCCTGAAATCCATGGCT GTGTCAGGACATAACATCACGCTTGAAGCCTTGGCAATAAGGAATCTTCTTCAGCACAGACTTGTTCACAATCTGACTTATTTCTGA